In Hyphomicrobium denitrificans 1NES1, one DNA window encodes the following:
- a CDS encoding (2Fe-2S)-binding protein: MIICSCAVISDRDIEIAVSEIMSASPGLLPTPGVVFRHLNKKMNCCRCAPVAVATIYAAMDRLAQSTRVCPFALAEARAKLIRIEERRERRERRLNDAYANRKPSSMRAA; encoded by the coding sequence GTGATTATTTGCTCGTGCGCCGTTATCTCCGATAGAGATATCGAGATTGCCGTCTCGGAAATTATGAGCGCGAGCCCGGGGCTTTTGCCGACGCCCGGCGTGGTTTTTCGCCATCTCAACAAAAAAATGAACTGCTGCCGCTGCGCGCCCGTGGCCGTAGCAACGATCTACGCTGCGATGGACCGGCTGGCGCAAAGCACTCGTGTTTGCCCGTTCGCGCTCGCTGAAGCCCGCGCCAAGCTCATTCGCATCGAAGAGCGCCGCGAGCGCCGCGAACGCCGCCTCAATGATGCCTACGCCAACCGCAAGCCCTCTTCGATGCGCGCCGCATAG
- the bfr gene encoding bacterioferritin, whose translation MKGNKDVITRLNEALKLELGAVNQYWLHFRLLDNWGYKKLAKKERKESIEEMHHADRLIDRIIFLEGHPNLQHVAPLMIGENIKEVLECDLKGENIARDHYKKSREICRDHGDYVTMMLFEDLLKDEEGHIDFLETQLDLLNKIGVENYGQLNAESANDGDDH comes from the coding sequence ATGAAGGGCAACAAAGACGTTATCACCCGTCTCAACGAGGCATTGAAGCTCGAGCTTGGCGCCGTCAACCAATATTGGTTGCATTTCCGCCTCCTGGACAACTGGGGATACAAGAAGCTCGCAAAAAAGGAGCGGAAAGAGTCAATCGAGGAGATGCATCACGCCGACCGGCTCATTGATCGCATCATCTTCCTCGAGGGGCACCCCAACCTGCAGCACGTTGCGCCGCTGATGATCGGCGAGAACATCAAGGAAGTTCTCGAATGCGACCTGAAGGGCGAGAACATCGCCCGCGATCATTACAAGAAATCGCGTGAGATCTGCCGCGATCACGGCGACTACGTCACGATGATGCTCTTTGAGGATCTTCTCAAAGACGAGGAAGGCCACATCGACTTCCTTGAAACGCAGCTCGATCTTCTGAACAAGATCGGCGTTGAGAATTACGGCCAGCTTAATGCCGAAAGCGCCAACGACGGCGACGATCACTGA
- the mutL gene encoding DNA mismatch repair endonuclease MutL, with product MAIRQLSPETVNRIAAGEVIERPASVVKELVENAIDSGATQIEIVITEGGLSLIRVTDDGSGMSADDLALAVERHATSKLDEEDLFDIRSLGFRGEALPSIGSIAELEIRSRLREADQGFSMRVVRGAKESIKPAAANPGTVVEVRDLFSATPARLKFLKSERAETMAVTDVVRRLAMAHPEIGFTLQTGEKRPVVYPRGERSSSAWLERIGAIMGREFMADALEVSGGGSGALGPMRVFGFIGLPTLHRPDSMQQFLFVNGRSVKDKLLIGAVRAAYGDLIPRGRSPLLAIFLDVAPPDVDVNVHPAKAEVRFRDAGRVRGLMIGAMRQALEAAGHRASAQGGVLTVESFSAGVLPSVTPALASEPLGFAESGPGPATFAAVDTPSADMRVPDESRVEQSIDKPLGAVRAQVHENYIVAQTRDGLVIVDQHAAHERLVYEKLKAALVNGGVATQGLLIPAIVILDPDDAELLQNRAAELAELGLVLEAFGEGAVAVRETPALLGDTDIDGLVKDLAAELRADGTARALKDRLEAVASRMACHGSVRSGRRLTVEEMNALLRQMEATPYSGQCNHGRPTYVALKLSDIERLFGRR from the coding sequence GTGGCGATCCGCCAGCTCAGCCCCGAAACGGTCAACCGCATCGCTGCGGGTGAGGTGATCGAGCGCCCGGCGAGCGTCGTCAAGGAACTCGTCGAGAACGCCATCGATTCCGGCGCCACCCAGATCGAAATCGTCATCACGGAAGGCGGGCTGTCGCTGATCCGCGTGACCGACGACGGTTCAGGCATGAGCGCGGACGATCTCGCGCTCGCAGTCGAGCGTCACGCAACCTCGAAGCTCGACGAAGAAGACCTTTTCGATATTCGCTCGCTCGGCTTTCGCGGAGAAGCATTGCCGTCGATCGGTTCGATTGCGGAATTGGAAATCCGGTCCCGCCTGCGCGAAGCCGATCAGGGATTTTCGATGCGCGTTGTTCGCGGCGCGAAGGAGAGCATCAAACCGGCGGCGGCCAACCCGGGAACTGTCGTCGAAGTCCGCGATCTTTTCTCCGCAACGCCCGCGCGCCTCAAATTCCTGAAGTCGGAGCGCGCCGAGACGATGGCCGTCACCGACGTGGTTCGCAGGCTCGCGATGGCGCACCCCGAGATCGGCTTCACACTGCAGACCGGCGAGAAGCGTCCTGTCGTCTATCCGCGCGGCGAGCGCTCGTCTTCGGCATGGCTTGAACGTATCGGTGCAATCATGGGCCGCGAGTTCATGGCAGATGCGCTCGAAGTCTCGGGCGGCGGCAGCGGTGCGCTGGGGCCGATGCGCGTTTTCGGGTTCATCGGCCTGCCGACGCTGCACAGGCCCGACAGCATGCAGCAGTTTCTGTTCGTCAACGGCCGCTCGGTGAAGGACAAGCTGCTGATCGGCGCGGTCCGCGCCGCGTACGGCGATTTGATCCCGCGCGGACGCTCGCCGCTGCTGGCGATTTTTCTCGACGTCGCCCCGCCCGACGTCGATGTGAACGTGCACCCGGCGAAAGCGGAAGTCCGGTTTCGCGACGCGGGTCGCGTGCGAGGGCTGATGATCGGCGCAATGCGCCAGGCGTTGGAAGCCGCGGGCCATCGGGCTTCTGCGCAAGGCGGCGTGCTGACGGTCGAGAGCTTTTCGGCTGGCGTGCTTCCGAGTGTTACGCCCGCGTTGGCGTCTGAGCCGCTTGGTTTCGCAGAGTCCGGCCCGGGCCCGGCTACGTTCGCGGCCGTCGATACGCCAAGCGCCGACATGCGCGTGCCTGACGAAAGCAGGGTCGAGCAATCGATCGACAAGCCGCTCGGCGCCGTCCGGGCTCAAGTGCATGAGAACTACATCGTGGCGCAGACGCGCGACGGCCTCGTCATTGTCGATCAGCACGCCGCGCACGAGCGGCTGGTTTACGAGAAGCTCAAAGCTGCGCTCGTGAATGGTGGGGTCGCGACGCAAGGACTGCTCATCCCGGCGATCGTCATACTCGACCCCGACGACGCCGAGCTATTGCAAAACCGCGCCGCCGAACTGGCCGAGCTTGGGCTGGTCCTCGAAGCCTTCGGAGAAGGCGCCGTCGCCGTTCGAGAGACGCCCGCGCTGCTCGGCGATACCGACATTGACGGGCTGGTGAAGGATCTTGCCGCCGAGCTTCGCGCTGACGGAACGGCGCGTGCATTGAAAGACCGCTTGGAGGCGGTCGCGTCGCGCATGGCGTGTCACGGAAGCGTGCGCTCGGGACGGCGTTTGACCGTTGAGGAAATGAACGCGCTACTGCGCCAGATGGAAGCGACGCCCTATTCCGGCCAGTGCAACCACGGCCGTCCGACCTACGTCGCGCTCAAGCTATCCGACATCGAACGGCTGTTCGGAAGACGCTAA
- a CDS encoding sugar MFS transporter, whose translation MTFPAAARDIETSRLGPVVTIGVLFFIFGFVTWLNGPLITFVKLAFDLDDVNAFLVPMAFYLSYFFLALPSSAVLRWTGMKKGIALGLFIMAAGAVAFGHFTTARQYPGTLTGLFVIGAGLSLLQTASNPYVCILGPSESAARRIAFMGICNKFAGFLAPLVFGALVLQGLDHFDARVKAAATPAAREALLDAFAAQVHGPYMIMAVLLAALAGWIAWSRLPDVRAKSAEGGVTDGYAEARRIFSFPHLWLGVLCLFLYVGLEVMAGDAIGIYGAGFDLPLDAARLFTSYTLFAMLVGYVGGLLLIPRFVSQQAYLAISAALGVVLTTGAYLTSGYVSVGFIASLGFANAMMWPAIFPLAIRDLGRHTETGSALLIMGVVGGALMPYAFALLKQHIDFQLAYLVLAVPSYLYVLYYGLRGHSWVASALRV comes from the coding sequence GTGACCTTTCCCGCCGCCGCCCGCGACATCGAAACCAGCCGCCTTGGCCCCGTCGTCACGATTGGCGTCCTGTTTTTCATCTTCGGATTTGTAACGTGGCTGAACGGGCCGCTGATCACATTCGTCAAGCTCGCATTCGACCTTGACGATGTGAACGCCTTCCTCGTGCCGATGGCGTTCTATCTTTCGTACTTCTTCCTGGCGCTGCCATCGTCTGCCGTATTGCGTTGGACGGGCATGAAGAAGGGCATCGCGCTCGGGCTTTTCATCATGGCCGCCGGCGCAGTCGCCTTTGGTCATTTCACGACCGCGCGGCAATATCCGGGCACGCTCACCGGCCTCTTCGTGATCGGCGCCGGACTGTCGCTGCTGCAGACGGCATCCAATCCTTACGTCTGCATCCTGGGGCCAAGCGAAAGCGCTGCGCGGCGCATCGCGTTCATGGGCATTTGCAACAAGTTCGCGGGTTTCCTGGCGCCGCTCGTATTCGGCGCGCTTGTCCTGCAGGGCCTCGATCATTTCGATGCGCGGGTCAAAGCTGCGGCGACGCCGGCGGCGCGCGAGGCGCTGCTCGATGCTTTCGCCGCGCAAGTTCATGGACCTTACATGATCATGGCGGTGCTGCTTGCGGCGCTGGCTGGTTGGATTGCTTGGTCAAGGTTGCCGGATGTTCGGGCCAAAAGCGCAGAAGGCGGCGTAACGGATGGCTACGCGGAAGCTCGGCGCATCTTCAGCTTTCCGCATCTCTGGCTCGGTGTGCTTTGCCTGTTCCTCTACGTCGGCCTCGAGGTGATGGCGGGCGACGCCATCGGCATCTATGGCGCCGGCTTCGATCTGCCCCTCGATGCGGCACGGCTGTTCACGTCCTATACCCTGTTCGCGATGCTCGTCGGCTACGTCGGCGGTCTGTTGTTGATCCCGAGGTTCGTATCTCAGCAGGCCTACCTCGCAATCTCCGCAGCGCTCGGCGTCGTGCTGACGACCGGCGCATATCTCACGAGCGGCTACGTCTCCGTGGGCTTCATCGCCAGCCTCGGCTTTGCCAACGCAATGATGTGGCCCGCAATTTTCCCGCTGGCGATCAGGGATCTCGGCCGCCACACCGAAACTGGCTCGGCGCTGCTGATCATGGGAGTCGTCGGTGGTGCATTGATGCCCTACGCCTTCGCCCTGCTGAAGCAGCACATCGACTTCCAGCTCGCTTATCTGGTCCTCGCCGTGCCGAGCTATCTCTACGTTCTGTATTACGGACTAAGAGGCCACAGCTGGGTGGCGTCCGCTTTGCGCGTTTGA